The following are from one region of the Coffea eugenioides isolate CCC68of chromosome 2, Ceug_1.0, whole genome shotgun sequence genome:
- the LOC113760489 gene encoding heat shock 70 kDa protein, mitochondrial-like: MATSILLRSALRRPELHTSALAASRSLVGNVKASPATSPLSRMLTSLRYFSSRPLADDVIGIDLGTTNSCVALMEGKTARVIENAEGTRTTPSVVAFSQKGDLLVGATAKRQAVTNPQNTLFATKRYIGRRFDDPQTQKELKMVPFKIVRAPNGDAWVEANGQTYSPSQVGAFILTKMKETAESYLNKSVNRAVITVPAYFNDAQRQATKDAGRIAGLTVERIINEPTAAALSYGVNNKEGTIAVFDLGGGTFDISILEISNGVFEVKATNGDTFLGGEDFDNTMLEFLVSEFKKAERIDLSKDKLALQRLREAAEKAKIELSSTSQTEINLPFITADASGAKHFNVTLTRSKFETLVYHLIERTKAPCISCLKDAGVSTTDIDEILLVGGMTRVPKVQQVVAEIFGKSPSKGVNPDEAVAMGAAIQGGILRGDVKDLLLLDVTPLSLGLETMGGIFTRLINRNTTIPTKKSQVFSTAADNQTQVDIKVLQGEREFAADNKLLGEFNLEGIPPAPRGNPQIEVTFDIDANGIVTVSAKDKTTGKEQQITIRSSGGLSEDEIQKMVKEAELHSQKDLEKKELIDQRNSAETTIYSIEKSLTEFRDKVPAEVVTQIQSAVSDLRKAMDGENVDEIKAKMEAANKAVSKIGEHMAGGSGGNTSGGSDPQGGDEAQETEYQEVRK; encoded by the exons ATGGCCACTTCGATACTCCTGCGGTCGGCCCTTAGGCGCCCGGAATTGCATACTTCTGCTTTAGCTGCTTCGAGATCC TTGGTGGGAAATGTTAAGGCATCCCCTGCTACCTCTCCTTTGTCAAGGATGTTGACTAGTCTCAGATACTTCAG TTCAAGGCCACTAGCTGATGATGTCATTGGAATTGACCTGGGTACCACAAATTCATGTGTTGCACTTATGGAGGGAAAG ACTGCCAGAGTTATTGAGAATGCCGAAGGAACCCGAACCACCCCATCTGTAGTTGCTTTTAGCCAGAAAGGAGACTTGCTTGTGGGAGCTACGGCAAAACGTCAAGCTGTGACCAATCCACAAAATACACTTTTCGCCACTAAACGTTACATAGGAAGGCGTTTTGATGATCCTCAGACACAAAAGGAATTGAAAATGGTGCCTTTTAAGATAGTCAGAGCACCTAATGGAGATGCTTGGGTTGAAGCTAATGGACAAACGTACTCTCCCAGCCAGGTTGGAGCATTCATACTTACTAAGATGAAAGAGACCGCCGAATCTTACCTTAACAAAAGTGTGAACAGAGCTGTAATTACGGTTCCAGCCTACTTCAATGATGCTCAAAGACAAGCTACAAAGGATGCTGGGAGGATAGCAGGTCTTACTGTGGAAAGAATAATTAATGAACCCACTGCTGCTGCACTTTCTTATGGAGTCAACAACAAGGAAGGGACAATCGCAGTTTTTGATCTAGGAGGTGGTACTTTTGACATTTCCATTCTAGAGATATCAAATGGTGTCTTTGAG GTAAAAGCAACTAATGGAGACACATTTTTGGGAGGAGAGGATTTTGACAACACAATGCTGGAATTCTTGGTGAGCGAATTCAAGAAGGCAGAGAGGATTGATCTATCAAAAGACAAGCTTGCCCTGCAAAGGCTGCGAGAAGCTGCTGAAAAGGCAAAGATAGAACTCTCTTCAACATCTCAGACTGAAATCAACTTGCCATTCATAACTGCAGATGCCTCTGGAGCAAAGCATTTTAATGTGACTTTGACCAGATCAAAGTTTGAGACTCTTGTATATCACTTGATTGAAAGGACTAAAGCCCCTTGTATAAGCTGTCTGAAGGATGCCGGTGTCTCCACCACAGATATAGATGAAATTCTTCTGGTTGGAGGAATGACCCGTGTCCCTAAGGTACAGCAAGTagttgctgaaatttttggtAAGAGCCCAAGCAAGGGTGTCAATCCTGACGAGGCTGTGGCAATGGGAGCCGCCATTCAGGGTGGTATTCTACGTGGTGATGTGAAGGATCTTCTGTTATTGGATGTAACTCCTCTCTCACTTGGTTTAGAAACTATGGGTGGCATTTTCACCAGGTTAATTAACAGAAATACAACAATTCCAACAAAGAAGTCCCAG GTCTTCTCCACAGCTGCTGATAACCAAACTCAAGTTGATATTAAAGTGCTTCAAGGGGAGCGCGAATTTGCAGCAGATAACAAACTTCTAGGGGAGTTTAATCTTGAAGGAATTCCACCTGCCCCTAGGGGGAATCCACAAATTGAAGTAACATTTGACATTGATGCCAATGGCATTGTTACAGTTTCAGCTAAAGACAAGACTACTGGGAAAGAACAACAGATAACAATACGTTCATCCGGAGGGCTTTCTGAGGATGAGATTCAAAAGATGGTCAAAGAAGCCGAGCTGCATTCACAGAAGGACCTGGAGAAAAAAGAACTGATTGATCAGAGAAATTCTGCTGAGACAACCATTTATAGCATTGAGAAGAGCTTAACAGAGTTTAGGGATAAGGTTCCAGCTGAGGTGGTGACTCAAATACAATCTGCAGTCTCAGATCTACGGAAAGCAATGGATGGAGAAAATGTTGATGAAATAAAGGCAAAGATGGAAGCTGCAAATAAAGCCGTTTCAAAGATTGGAGAGCATATGGCTGGAGGTAGCGGTGGGAATACCTCTGGAGGGTCTGACCCTCAGGGTGGTGATGAAGCCCAAGAAACAGAATATCAGGAGGTCAGGAA GTAG
- the LOC113760488 gene encoding glycine-rich domain-containing protein 1-like: MEIEQEMEWKKAQNIVINVDLVAAAKRQLEFLAAVDRNRWLYEGPALDMAIHRYNAYWLPLLAKHSVSPFFEGPLVVPLDCEWIWHCHRLNPVRYKSDCEELYGSVLDNHNVVSTVGGASKTKTEEIWKNLYLDVPFELNSAKALSDTFSEEISGLENCTKYDLLAAVKRQSPFFYQVARPHMSNEFYLEGAVARYKGFLHLIRRNRERSIKSFSVPTYEIDLMWHTHQLHPASYCKDLVEIMGKVLEHDDTDSDRTKGKKLDVGFSGTTEQWEEMYGVRYWRAGAMHKGNAPLPLRTTPYPSLDLKDYPSKENQKIMHLSELKAVEVMLEFVDVKNLSEGHKGGLSVSFSKTQPDTIFNAKRSLTILSQSGEKQVACFQCQPTGNLFFELMCHSASNLPISKPAKTLGSCSISLEDSLSPLSNLTMEKWLELLPSSNYLSSKPIYLRVALSTTVPTNAPHIFHLIRSLPFSKNSCFFPLPGRVHLAKSWTRIIDDNGKEVISLQMRDFKKSKEKNDSMLKKEVIGIIKSGGTNRVAEFTGTEWLLIDSNWSVKLPGTVNEDGYLLELIGDRRVKLFPGRKLEYEPKHCEKQRNDRDFLTAVEFSVEDPYGKALALFDFKSGTVKINEEWLLFPGLVLAFILGEILRKEGYISINSSGKNLEENKFLDKEVSKCPLDVSKTIPTTVQEDGKLDVEVSQGNAITMGKGGASGGGCSGGRGSEVRSGACGGCGANCGNVLKSGGCGGCGGGCGANCGNVLKSGGCGGGCGGGCGGGCGGGCGNMIKSGGCGGGCGGGCGNKISGAPYVNASGCGGGCGGNCGNKIAGAAGVQAGACGGCGSRSGNELVDTHI; encoded by the exons ATGGAGATAGAGCAGGAAATGGAGTGGAAGAAAGCGCAGAATATTGTGATAAATGTAGACCTTGTTGCCGCGGCGAAAAGACAGCTGGAGTTTCTCGCGGCTGTTGATAGGAACCGTTGGCTTTATGAAGGTCCTGCTCTGGATATGGCCATCCATAG GTATAATGCGTATTGGCTTCCATTGCTGGCCAAGCATTCGGTGTCCCCATTCTTTGAAGGACCTTTGGTTGTCCCTCTTGATTGTGAATGGATTTGGCATTGCCACAGGCTGAATCCA GTTAGATACAAATCTGACTGCGAGGAACTCTATGGAAGTGTTCTTGACAACCATAATGTTGTATCCACTGTTGGAGGGGCATCAAAAACTAAAACTGAAGAGATATGGAAGAATCTGTACCTAGATGTGCCCTTTGAACTCAATTCAGCCAAAGCTCTTTCAGACACTTTTTCTGAAGAAATATCTGGATTGGAAAACTGCACCAAATATGATCTGCTAGCTGCTGTTAAGAGGCAAAGCCCATTTTTTTACCAG GTGGCAAGGCCGCATATGAGCAATGAGTTCTACCTAGAAGGAGCAGTGGCTAGATACAAAGGGTTTTTGCATCTAATCAGGAGAAACAGGGAGAGATCAATAAAGAGCTTCTCAGTTCCTACTTATGAGATTGACCTTATGTGGCACACCCACCAATTGCATCCAGCTTCTTATTGCAAAGACCTTGTGGAAATAATGGGGAAGGTATTAGAGCATGATGACACAGATTCAGACAGAACAAAAGGGAAGAAGTTGGATGTTGGATTTTCTGGAACTACCGAGCAGTGGGAAGAGATGTATGGTGTAAGATATTGGAGAGCAGGGGCAATGCACAAAGGCAATGCCCCTTTACCTCTAAGGACTACTCCATATCCATCTCTTGATTTGAAGGACTATCCATCAAAAGAGAATCAGAAAATAATGCATCTCTCTGAATTGAAAGCTGTTGAG GTAATGCTGGAGTTTGTGGATGTGAAAAACCTTAGCGAGGGACATAAGGGAGGCCTTTCTGTCTCATTTAGTAAGACTCAGCCTGACACAATCTTCAACGCCAAGAGAAGTCTCACTATTTTGTCACAGTCTGGGGAGAAACAGGTTGCTTGTTTTCAATGTCAACCTACTGGGAATCTGTTCTTTGAACTTATGTGCCACTCAGCTTCCAACTTACCGATATCGAAGCCAGCCAAGACTCTGGGTTCCTGTTCCATATCTCTGGAAGATTCATTGTCCCCATTATCTAATCTTACCATGGAAAAATGGTTGGAGTTGTTACCTAGTTCTAATTATTTGAGCTCGAAGCCTATCTACTTACGAGTTGCCCTTTCAACTACTGTACCAACCAATGCACCTCACATTTTTCACTTGATTCGTTCACTACCATTCTCGAAAAATTCTTGCTTCTTCCCATTGCCAGGAAGGGTACATCTAGCTAAGAGCTGGACTCGCATCATTGATGACAATGGCAAAGAAGTCATCAGCCTTCAAATGAG GGATTTCAAGAagtcaaaggaaaagaatgatTCCATGTTGAAAAAAGAGGTGATTGGCATCATAAAATCTGGTGGCACAAACAGGGTTGCAGAGTTTACTGGGACAGAGTGGTTGCTGATAGATTCCAACTGGTCTGTCAAGCTTCCAGGGACTGTCAATGAAGATGGATATCTTCTGGAGCTGATTGGTGATCGTAGA GTAAAACTATTTCCTGGTAGAAAGCTGGAATATGAGCCAAAGCACTGTGAGAAGCAAAGGAATGATCGTGACTTTCTGACAGCAGTTGAATTTTCTGTGGAAGACCCCTATGGCAAGGCATTGGCATTGTTTGATTTCAAATCTGGAACTGTCAAG ATTAATGAAGAGTGGTTGCTGTTTCCTGGTCTGGTACTGGCTTTCATACTTGGTGAGATACTGAGAAAAGAGGGATATATCAGCATTAATTCCAGCGGCAAGAATTTGGAGGAAAACAAATTTTTAGATAAAGAAGTTAGCAAATGTCCGTTGGATGTCAGCAAAACTATTCCAACTACAGTACAAGAAGATGGGAAGTTAGATGTTGAGGTCTCGCAAGGAAATGCAATTACAATGGGGAAAGGAGGAGCATCCGGTGGTGGCTGTAGTGGAGGGCGTGGCAGTGAAGTGAGGAGTGGGGCTTGTGGTGGTTGTGGTGCTAATTGTGGGAATGTGCTAAAGAGTGGCGGTTGTGGGGGATGTGGTGGAGGATGTGGTGCTAATTGTGGGAATGTGCTAAAGAGTGGCGGTTGTGGTGGAGGATGTGGTGGGGGATGTGGTGGAGGTTGTGGGGGTGGTTGTGGTAATATGATTAAGAGCGGAGGCTGTGGTGGGGGGTGCGGTGGCGGTTGTGGCAATAAGATCAGTGGTGCGCCCTACGTGAATGCTAGTGGTTGTGGAGGAGGCTGTGGTGGTAATTGTGGGAATAAGATTGCGGGTGCAGCCGGTGTCCAGGCTGGTGCTTGTGGTGGTTGCGGTAGTCGTTCGGGCAACGAGTTAGTAGATACACACATATAA